A stretch of the Microtus ochrogaster isolate Prairie Vole_2 unplaced genomic scaffold, MicOch1.0 UNK138, whole genome shotgun sequence genome encodes the following:
- the LOC101991636 gene encoding LOW QUALITY PROTEIN: vomeronasal type-1 receptor 4-like (The sequence of the model RefSeq protein was modified relative to this genomic sequence to represent the inferred CDS: inserted 1 base in 1 codon), which translates to MVQATYAYLPLLFPQAQAXGTYPVAIGDVAIGTILLSKTVVGVLGNLSFLYNYALLYFKTYRLKCMDWILMHLIVANFLTLLCKGVPQTMAAFGLKCFFNDFECKLLSYLHRVGRNVSFGSMSLLSVFQFSTISPEDAISRGFKKKAPKYISYSMYVTWILSLLFSIVSLKHMSAKLCNKNTTSLKDLGYCSSIPFDKTDEILHVVYVIIPGAVCMIVMLCSSGSIVLILHRHKKRMQHMSRTIISPRASPELRATQTILLLVSTFVVFYTLSILFTICLNFVVKLSWYLVSTHAIFSMCFASVSPYLLMRHYSSELRLCFPWKKY; encoded by the exons ATGGTGCAGGCAACCTATGCCTATCTTCCCTTGTTGTTTCCTCAGGCTCAGG TGGGGACTTATCCAGTGGCAATTGGTGATGTGGCTATAGGGACAATTTTGTTATCAAAGACTGTGGTTGGAGTTTTAGGCAATTTGTCTTTCCTCTACAATTATGCCTTGCTTTACttcaaaacatacagattaaagtGCATGGACTGGATTCTGATGCACTTGATTGTGGCAAACTTCTTAACTCTCCTGTGTAAAGGTGTCCCACAAACAATGGCAGCTTTTGGGTTGAAATGTTTCTTCAATGATTTTGAGTGCAAGCTGCTTTCCTACCTTCACAGAGTGGGTAGAAATGTGTCGTTTGGCAGCATGAGCTTATTGAGTGTCTTCCAGTTCAGCACTATCAGCCCTGAGGATGCTATTTCAAgaggatttaaaaagaaagctccCAAGTACATCAGCTATTCCATGTATGTGACATGGATCTTGTCTCTTCTTTTTAGCATTGTTTCGCTTAAGCATATGTCTGCAAAACTGTGCAATAAAAACACCACAAGTCTCAAAGACTTGGGTTACTGTTCTTCTATTCCTTTTGACAAAACTGATGAAATACTACATGTAGTATATGTGATAATTCCTGGTGCTGTGTGCATGATAGTGATGCTATGCTCCAGTGGTTCCATCGTTCTCATCTTGCACAGGCACAAGAAGAGGATGCAACATATGTCTAGGACCATTATCTCCCCTAGAGCTAGCCCTGAGTTGAGAGCAACACAAACCATTCTTCTCCTGGTGAGCACCTTTGTTGTCTTTTATACACTCTCCATACTTTTTACCATTTGTTTGAATTTTGTGGTTAAACTCAGCTGGTATCTGGTGAGCACTCATGCAATATTTTCAATGTGTTTTGCTTCTGTCAGCCCCTACTTGCTTATGAGACATTATTCCAGTGAATTACGGCTTTGTTTTCCTtggaaaaagtattaa